A single genomic interval of Oryzias latipes chromosome 3, ASM223467v1 harbors:
- the wdr93 gene encoding WD repeat-containing protein 93 isoform X3, which translates to MITRSAGQKSGEMAAACNPEECTVPTVELESVTQSPESTNCIACTEDGRYLSLGHCRGLSVWCASSFVRVAEWLQDQLEITFLQMTRMAKMTYLLGSVDDMGVARLFIFHCDDIHLLSVINAMEDINHRSICSTFALYGSGHFGAASISCNGASWLEVYQLPVAVWLAELETVSAREQDPNVTESVDVKWSSVEVLIKITPPHLPAGNSQGGALGADLLKHCLVVDEIRSSSCLDADAGTTDTSRSPRLNDISFRWCTHHFLLSCDPFSGQPLQSELPVAVAVWWSGSHNLLQYSLQKVSIKKAAEAAPTPDSLWPNANRIICSAVSRRTRYIALGLDDALVCVWDRRTGAPLSIISLPKYSSLLRMEYLDCWPELLHPSQTPAAEVVHLLVMSKGGELYMIRAERGTHTCTTQLSERPNDSRDLPSVTISMPFLPGILLIIQRNGKMFLQDVINKTAVCFLTPPTPYQFSSACNPVFVLDPQLQALFIRGDLENNGSHSLKEAIQSRLFVFRFGQCCIIEQRIVSHPASSQRQNAESHGTPEEACSLYLQQRLLSLDERNKALEQTFERLHKTAQMIEQRQQNYNKLRKKK; encoded by the exons ATGATAACAAG gTCAGCTGGACAAAAAAGCGGAGAAATGGCAGCAGCTTGCAACCCAGAAGAATGCACAGTACCTACTGTGGAACTGGAAAGTGTCACGCAG TCTCCAGAGAGCACCAACTGCATAGCCTGCACAGAGGACGGCAGGTACCTCTCTCTGGGTCACTGCAGGGGTTTGTCTGTGTGGTGTGCATCATCTTTTGTCCGAGTTGCCGAATGGCTGCAAGATCAGCTTGAAATAACCTTCCTGCAGATGACCAGAATGGCTAAGATGACCTATCTGCTTGGTTCTGTTGATGATATGG GTGTTGCTAGACTCTTCATATTTCACTGTGATGACATTCATCTTCTAAGTGTCATAAATGCCATG GAGGATATTAACCATAGAAGTATTTGTTCAACATTTGCTCTATATGGAAGTGGCCATTTTGGAGCAGCATCAATCAGCT gtAATGGTGCCTCTTGGCTCGAGGTCTATCAGTTACCTGTAGCAGTGTGGCTGGCAGAATTAGAGACTGTGTCGGCACGAGAACAG GATCCAAATGTAACTGAAAGTGTTGATGTGAAATGGTCTTCAGTTGAGGTGCTGATTAAAATCACTCCACCCCATCTTCCAGCCG GAAATTCACAAGGTGGCGCTCTTGGAGCAGATCTTTTAAAACACTGTTTGGTTGTGGATGAAATACGAAGCAGCAGCTGTCTTGATGCAGATGCAGGAACAACAGACACTTCTAGAAGTCCAAG GTTGAATGATATCTCTTTCAGGTGGTGTACTCATCACTTCCTCCTCAGTTGTGATCCATTTTCTGGCCAACCTTTGCAGTCAG AGCTgcctgttgctgttgctgtgtgGTGGAGTGGCAGCCATAATCTCCTTCAGTATTCACTTCAAAAGgtttcaattaaaaaagcag CAGAGGCAGCTCCCACGCCGGATTCTTTGTGGCCAAACGCAAACAGAATCATCTGCTCGGCTGTGAGCAGACGCACAAGATACATCGCTCTGGGGCTGGATGATGCTTTGGTGTGTGTCTGGGACAGGAGGACCG GTGCACCACTCTCCATCATCTCTCTGCCAAAATACAGCTCCCTCCTCAGGATGGAGTATTTAGATTGTTGGCCTGAGCTGCTTCATCCCTCTCAGACTCCAGCTGCAGAAGTGGTCCATCTTTTGGTGATGAGTAAAGGTGGAGAACTCTACATGATCAGAGCAGAACGAGGAACCCATACCTGCACCACACAACTGAGTGAAAG ACCAAATGATAGCAGAGATCTACCATCAGTTACCATCTCAATGCCGTTCCTGCCAGGCATA TTGCTCATAAtacaaagaaatggaaaaatgttcCTTCAAGATGTCATCAACAAAACCGCGGTGTGCTTCTTGACTCCTCCCACTCCTTATCAGTTTTCTTCTGCCTGCAATCCTGTGTTTGTTCTGGATCCCCAACTCCAAGCTTTGTTCATACGAG GTGACCTGGAAAACAACGGCAGCCATTCTTTGAAAGAGGCTATCCAGAGCCGCCTCTTTGTTTTCCGTTTTGGACAGTGCTGCATCATTGAGCAGCGAATAGTTTCACATCCAGCCTCTTCACAAAGACAGAACGCAGAGAGCCATGGAACTCCAGAGGAAGCATGCAGTCTCTACCTGCAGCAAAG actgCTGTCTCTGGATGAAAGGAATAAGGCTTTGGAACAGACATTTGAGAGGCTGCACAAAACCGCACAGATGATTGAACAAAGACAGCAGAACTACAACAAGCTGAGGAAGAAAAAATGA
- the wdr93 gene encoding WD repeat-containing protein 93 isoform X2 has translation MQFYRSAGQKSGEMAAACNPEECTVPTVELESVTQSPESTNCIACTEDGRYLSLGHCRGLSVWCASSFVRVAEWLQDQLEITFLQMTRMAKMTYLLGSVDDMGVARLFIFHCDDIHLLSVINAMEDINHRSICSTFALYGSGHFGAASISCNGASWLEVYQLPVAVWLAELETVSAREQDPNVTESVDVKWSSVEVLIKITPPHLPAGNSQGGALGADLLKHCLVVDEIRSSSCLDADAGTTDTSRSPRLNDISFRWCTHHFLLSCDPFSGQPLQSELPVAVAVWWSGSHNLLQYSLQKVSIKKAEAAPTPDSLWPNANRIICSAVSRRTRYIALGLDDALVCVWDRRTGAPLSIISLPKYSSLLRMEYLDCWPELLHPSQTPAAEVVHLLVMSKGGELYMIRAERGTHTCTTQLSERPNDSRDLPSVTISMPFLPGILLIIQRNGKMFLQDVINKTAVCFLTPPTPYQFSSACNPVFVLDPQLQALFIRGDLENNGSHSLKEAIQSRLFVFRFGQCCIIEQRIVSHPASSQRQNAESHGTPEEACSLYLQQRLLSLDERNKALEQTFERLHKTAQMIEQRQQNYNKLRKKK, from the exons atgcagttttacaggTCAGCTGGACAAAAAAGCGGAGAAATGGCAGCAGCTTGCAACCCAGAAGAATGCACAGTACCTACTGTGGAACTGGAAAGTGTCACGCAG TCTCCAGAGAGCACCAACTGCATAGCCTGCACAGAGGACGGCAGGTACCTCTCTCTGGGTCACTGCAGGGGTTTGTCTGTGTGGTGTGCATCATCTTTTGTCCGAGTTGCCGAATGGCTGCAAGATCAGCTTGAAATAACCTTCCTGCAGATGACCAGAATGGCTAAGATGACCTATCTGCTTGGTTCTGTTGATGATATGG GTGTTGCTAGACTCTTCATATTTCACTGTGATGACATTCATCTTCTAAGTGTCATAAATGCCATG GAGGATATTAACCATAGAAGTATTTGTTCAACATTTGCTCTATATGGAAGTGGCCATTTTGGAGCAGCATCAATCAGCT gtAATGGTGCCTCTTGGCTCGAGGTCTATCAGTTACCTGTAGCAGTGTGGCTGGCAGAATTAGAGACTGTGTCGGCACGAGAACAG GATCCAAATGTAACTGAAAGTGTTGATGTGAAATGGTCTTCAGTTGAGGTGCTGATTAAAATCACTCCACCCCATCTTCCAGCCG GAAATTCACAAGGTGGCGCTCTTGGAGCAGATCTTTTAAAACACTGTTTGGTTGTGGATGAAATACGAAGCAGCAGCTGTCTTGATGCAGATGCAGGAACAACAGACACTTCTAGAAGTCCAAG GTTGAATGATATCTCTTTCAGGTGGTGTACTCATCACTTCCTCCTCAGTTGTGATCCATTTTCTGGCCAACCTTTGCAGTCAG AGCTgcctgttgctgttgctgtgtgGTGGAGTGGCAGCCATAATCTCCTTCAGTATTCACTTCAAAAGgtttcaattaaaaaagcag AGGCAGCTCCCACGCCGGATTCTTTGTGGCCAAACGCAAACAGAATCATCTGCTCGGCTGTGAGCAGACGCACAAGATACATCGCTCTGGGGCTGGATGATGCTTTGGTGTGTGTCTGGGACAGGAGGACCG GTGCACCACTCTCCATCATCTCTCTGCCAAAATACAGCTCCCTCCTCAGGATGGAGTATTTAGATTGTTGGCCTGAGCTGCTTCATCCCTCTCAGACTCCAGCTGCAGAAGTGGTCCATCTTTTGGTGATGAGTAAAGGTGGAGAACTCTACATGATCAGAGCAGAACGAGGAACCCATACCTGCACCACACAACTGAGTGAAAG ACCAAATGATAGCAGAGATCTACCATCAGTTACCATCTCAATGCCGTTCCTGCCAGGCATA TTGCTCATAAtacaaagaaatggaaaaatgttcCTTCAAGATGTCATCAACAAAACCGCGGTGTGCTTCTTGACTCCTCCCACTCCTTATCAGTTTTCTTCTGCCTGCAATCCTGTGTTTGTTCTGGATCCCCAACTCCAAGCTTTGTTCATACGAG GTGACCTGGAAAACAACGGCAGCCATTCTTTGAAAGAGGCTATCCAGAGCCGCCTCTTTGTTTTCCGTTTTGGACAGTGCTGCATCATTGAGCAGCGAATAGTTTCACATCCAGCCTCTTCACAAAGACAGAACGCAGAGAGCCATGGAACTCCAGAGGAAGCATGCAGTCTCTACCTGCAGCAAAG actgCTGTCTCTGGATGAAAGGAATAAGGCTTTGGAACAGACATTTGAGAGGCTGCACAAAACCGCACAGATGATTGAACAAAGACAGCAGAACTACAACAAGCTGAGGAAGAAAAAATGA
- the wdr93 gene encoding WD repeat-containing protein 93 isoform X5: protein MQFYRSAGQKSGEMAAACNPEECTVPTVELESVTQSPESTNCIACTEDGRYLSLGHCRGLSVWCASSFVRVAEWLQDQLEITFLQMTRMAKMTYLLGSVDDMGVARLFIFHCDDIHLLSVINAMEDINHRSICSTFALYGSGHFGAASISCNGASWLEVYQLPVAVWLAELETVSAREQDPNVTESVDVKWSSVEVLIKITPPHLPAGNSQGGALGADLLKHCLVVDEIRSSSCLDADAGTTDTSRSPRWCTHHFLLSCDPFSGQPLQSELPVAVAVWWSGSHNLLQYSLQKVSIKKAAEAAPTPDSLWPNANRIICSAVSRRTRYIALGLDDALVCVWDRRTGAPLSIISLPKYSSLLRMEYLDCWPELLHPSQTPAAEVVHLLVMSKGGELYMIRAERGTHTCTTQLSERPNDSRDLPSVTISMPFLPGILLIIQRNGKMFLQDVINKTAVCFLTPPTPYQFSSACNPVFVLDPQLQALFIRGDLENNGSHSLKEAIQSRLFVFRFGQCCIIEQRIVSHPASSQRQNAESHGTPEEACSLYLQQRLLSLDERNKALEQTFERLHKTAQMIEQRQQNYNKLRKKK, encoded by the exons atgcagttttacaggTCAGCTGGACAAAAAAGCGGAGAAATGGCAGCAGCTTGCAACCCAGAAGAATGCACAGTACCTACTGTGGAACTGGAAAGTGTCACGCAG TCTCCAGAGAGCACCAACTGCATAGCCTGCACAGAGGACGGCAGGTACCTCTCTCTGGGTCACTGCAGGGGTTTGTCTGTGTGGTGTGCATCATCTTTTGTCCGAGTTGCCGAATGGCTGCAAGATCAGCTTGAAATAACCTTCCTGCAGATGACCAGAATGGCTAAGATGACCTATCTGCTTGGTTCTGTTGATGATATGG GTGTTGCTAGACTCTTCATATTTCACTGTGATGACATTCATCTTCTAAGTGTCATAAATGCCATG GAGGATATTAACCATAGAAGTATTTGTTCAACATTTGCTCTATATGGAAGTGGCCATTTTGGAGCAGCATCAATCAGCT gtAATGGTGCCTCTTGGCTCGAGGTCTATCAGTTACCTGTAGCAGTGTGGCTGGCAGAATTAGAGACTGTGTCGGCACGAGAACAG GATCCAAATGTAACTGAAAGTGTTGATGTGAAATGGTCTTCAGTTGAGGTGCTGATTAAAATCACTCCACCCCATCTTCCAGCCG GAAATTCACAAGGTGGCGCTCTTGGAGCAGATCTTTTAAAACACTGTTTGGTTGTGGATGAAATACGAAGCAGCAGCTGTCTTGATGCAGATGCAGGAACAACAGACACTTCTAGAAGTCCAAG GTGGTGTACTCATCACTTCCTCCTCAGTTGTGATCCATTTTCTGGCCAACCTTTGCAGTCAG AGCTgcctgttgctgttgctgtgtgGTGGAGTGGCAGCCATAATCTCCTTCAGTATTCACTTCAAAAGgtttcaattaaaaaagcag CAGAGGCAGCTCCCACGCCGGATTCTTTGTGGCCAAACGCAAACAGAATCATCTGCTCGGCTGTGAGCAGACGCACAAGATACATCGCTCTGGGGCTGGATGATGCTTTGGTGTGTGTCTGGGACAGGAGGACCG GTGCACCACTCTCCATCATCTCTCTGCCAAAATACAGCTCCCTCCTCAGGATGGAGTATTTAGATTGTTGGCCTGAGCTGCTTCATCCCTCTCAGACTCCAGCTGCAGAAGTGGTCCATCTTTTGGTGATGAGTAAAGGTGGAGAACTCTACATGATCAGAGCAGAACGAGGAACCCATACCTGCACCACACAACTGAGTGAAAG ACCAAATGATAGCAGAGATCTACCATCAGTTACCATCTCAATGCCGTTCCTGCCAGGCATA TTGCTCATAAtacaaagaaatggaaaaatgttcCTTCAAGATGTCATCAACAAAACCGCGGTGTGCTTCTTGACTCCTCCCACTCCTTATCAGTTTTCTTCTGCCTGCAATCCTGTGTTTGTTCTGGATCCCCAACTCCAAGCTTTGTTCATACGAG GTGACCTGGAAAACAACGGCAGCCATTCTTTGAAAGAGGCTATCCAGAGCCGCCTCTTTGTTTTCCGTTTTGGACAGTGCTGCATCATTGAGCAGCGAATAGTTTCACATCCAGCCTCTTCACAAAGACAGAACGCAGAGAGCCATGGAACTCCAGAGGAAGCATGCAGTCTCTACCTGCAGCAAAG actgCTGTCTCTGGATGAAAGGAATAAGGCTTTGGAACAGACATTTGAGAGGCTGCACAAAACCGCACAGATGATTGAACAAAGACAGCAGAACTACAACAAGCTGAGGAAGAAAAAATGA
- the wdr93 gene encoding WD repeat-containing protein 93 isoform X4 gives MQFYRSAGQKSGEMAAACNPEECTVPTVELESVTQSPESTNCIACTEDGRYLSLGHCRGLSVWCASSFVRVAEWLQDQLEITFLQMTRMAKMTYLLGSVDDMGVARLFIFHCDDIHLLSVINAMEDINHRSICSTFALYGSGHFGAASISCNGASWLEVYQLPVAVWLAELETVSAREQDPNVTESVDVKWSSVEVLIKITPPHLPAGNSQGGALGADLLKHCLVVDEIRSSSCLDADAGTTDTSRSPRLNDISFRWCTHHFLLSCDPFSGQPLQSELPVAVAVWWSGSHNLLQYSLQKVSIKKAAEAAPTPDSLWPNANRIICSAVSRRTRYIALGLDDALVCVWDRRTGAPLSIISLPKYSSLLRMEYLDCWPELLHPSQTPAAEVVHLLVMSKGGELYMIRAERGTHTCTTQLSERPNDSRDLPSVTISMPFLPGILLIIQRNGKMFLQDVINKTAVCFLTPPTPYQFSSACNPVFVLDPQLQALFIRGDLENNGSHSLKEAIQSRLFVFRFGQCCIIEQRIVSHPASSQRQNAESHGTPEEACSLYLQQRNKALEQTFERLHKTAQMIEQRQQNYNKLRKKK, from the exons atgcagttttacaggTCAGCTGGACAAAAAAGCGGAGAAATGGCAGCAGCTTGCAACCCAGAAGAATGCACAGTACCTACTGTGGAACTGGAAAGTGTCACGCAG TCTCCAGAGAGCACCAACTGCATAGCCTGCACAGAGGACGGCAGGTACCTCTCTCTGGGTCACTGCAGGGGTTTGTCTGTGTGGTGTGCATCATCTTTTGTCCGAGTTGCCGAATGGCTGCAAGATCAGCTTGAAATAACCTTCCTGCAGATGACCAGAATGGCTAAGATGACCTATCTGCTTGGTTCTGTTGATGATATGG GTGTTGCTAGACTCTTCATATTTCACTGTGATGACATTCATCTTCTAAGTGTCATAAATGCCATG GAGGATATTAACCATAGAAGTATTTGTTCAACATTTGCTCTATATGGAAGTGGCCATTTTGGAGCAGCATCAATCAGCT gtAATGGTGCCTCTTGGCTCGAGGTCTATCAGTTACCTGTAGCAGTGTGGCTGGCAGAATTAGAGACTGTGTCGGCACGAGAACAG GATCCAAATGTAACTGAAAGTGTTGATGTGAAATGGTCTTCAGTTGAGGTGCTGATTAAAATCACTCCACCCCATCTTCCAGCCG GAAATTCACAAGGTGGCGCTCTTGGAGCAGATCTTTTAAAACACTGTTTGGTTGTGGATGAAATACGAAGCAGCAGCTGTCTTGATGCAGATGCAGGAACAACAGACACTTCTAGAAGTCCAAG GTTGAATGATATCTCTTTCAGGTGGTGTACTCATCACTTCCTCCTCAGTTGTGATCCATTTTCTGGCCAACCTTTGCAGTCAG AGCTgcctgttgctgttgctgtgtgGTGGAGTGGCAGCCATAATCTCCTTCAGTATTCACTTCAAAAGgtttcaattaaaaaagcag CAGAGGCAGCTCCCACGCCGGATTCTTTGTGGCCAAACGCAAACAGAATCATCTGCTCGGCTGTGAGCAGACGCACAAGATACATCGCTCTGGGGCTGGATGATGCTTTGGTGTGTGTCTGGGACAGGAGGACCG GTGCACCACTCTCCATCATCTCTCTGCCAAAATACAGCTCCCTCCTCAGGATGGAGTATTTAGATTGTTGGCCTGAGCTGCTTCATCCCTCTCAGACTCCAGCTGCAGAAGTGGTCCATCTTTTGGTGATGAGTAAAGGTGGAGAACTCTACATGATCAGAGCAGAACGAGGAACCCATACCTGCACCACACAACTGAGTGAAAG ACCAAATGATAGCAGAGATCTACCATCAGTTACCATCTCAATGCCGTTCCTGCCAGGCATA TTGCTCATAAtacaaagaaatggaaaaatgttcCTTCAAGATGTCATCAACAAAACCGCGGTGTGCTTCTTGACTCCTCCCACTCCTTATCAGTTTTCTTCTGCCTGCAATCCTGTGTTTGTTCTGGATCCCCAACTCCAAGCTTTGTTCATACGAG GTGACCTGGAAAACAACGGCAGCCATTCTTTGAAAGAGGCTATCCAGAGCCGCCTCTTTGTTTTCCGTTTTGGACAGTGCTGCATCATTGAGCAGCGAATAGTTTCACATCCAGCCTCTTCACAAAGACAGAACGCAGAGAGCCATGGAACTCCAGAGGAAGCATGCAGTCTCTACCTGCAGCAAAG GAATAAGGCTTTGGAACAGACATTTGAGAGGCTGCACAAAACCGCACAGATGATTGAACAAAGACAGCAGAACTACAACAAGCTGAGGAAGAAAAAATGA
- the wdr93 gene encoding WD repeat-containing protein 93 isoform X1 gives MQFYRSAGQKSGEMAAACNPEECTVPTVELESVTQSPESTNCIACTEDGRYLSLGHCRGLSVWCASSFVRVAEWLQDQLEITFLQMTRMAKMTYLLGSVDDMGVARLFIFHCDDIHLLSVINAMEDINHRSICSTFALYGSGHFGAASISCNGASWLEVYQLPVAVWLAELETVSAREQDPNVTESVDVKWSSVEVLIKITPPHLPAGNSQGGALGADLLKHCLVVDEIRSSSCLDADAGTTDTSRSPRLNDISFRWCTHHFLLSCDPFSGQPLQSELPVAVAVWWSGSHNLLQYSLQKVSIKKAAEAAPTPDSLWPNANRIICSAVSRRTRYIALGLDDALVCVWDRRTGAPLSIISLPKYSSLLRMEYLDCWPELLHPSQTPAAEVVHLLVMSKGGELYMIRAERGTHTCTTQLSERPNDSRDLPSVTISMPFLPGILLIIQRNGKMFLQDVINKTAVCFLTPPTPYQFSSACNPVFVLDPQLQALFIRGDLENNGSHSLKEAIQSRLFVFRFGQCCIIEQRIVSHPASSQRQNAESHGTPEEACSLYLQQRLLSLDERNKALEQTFERLHKTAQMIEQRQQNYNKLRKKK, from the exons atgcagttttacaggTCAGCTGGACAAAAAAGCGGAGAAATGGCAGCAGCTTGCAACCCAGAAGAATGCACAGTACCTACTGTGGAACTGGAAAGTGTCACGCAG TCTCCAGAGAGCACCAACTGCATAGCCTGCACAGAGGACGGCAGGTACCTCTCTCTGGGTCACTGCAGGGGTTTGTCTGTGTGGTGTGCATCATCTTTTGTCCGAGTTGCCGAATGGCTGCAAGATCAGCTTGAAATAACCTTCCTGCAGATGACCAGAATGGCTAAGATGACCTATCTGCTTGGTTCTGTTGATGATATGG GTGTTGCTAGACTCTTCATATTTCACTGTGATGACATTCATCTTCTAAGTGTCATAAATGCCATG GAGGATATTAACCATAGAAGTATTTGTTCAACATTTGCTCTATATGGAAGTGGCCATTTTGGAGCAGCATCAATCAGCT gtAATGGTGCCTCTTGGCTCGAGGTCTATCAGTTACCTGTAGCAGTGTGGCTGGCAGAATTAGAGACTGTGTCGGCACGAGAACAG GATCCAAATGTAACTGAAAGTGTTGATGTGAAATGGTCTTCAGTTGAGGTGCTGATTAAAATCACTCCACCCCATCTTCCAGCCG GAAATTCACAAGGTGGCGCTCTTGGAGCAGATCTTTTAAAACACTGTTTGGTTGTGGATGAAATACGAAGCAGCAGCTGTCTTGATGCAGATGCAGGAACAACAGACACTTCTAGAAGTCCAAG GTTGAATGATATCTCTTTCAGGTGGTGTACTCATCACTTCCTCCTCAGTTGTGATCCATTTTCTGGCCAACCTTTGCAGTCAG AGCTgcctgttgctgttgctgtgtgGTGGAGTGGCAGCCATAATCTCCTTCAGTATTCACTTCAAAAGgtttcaattaaaaaagcag CAGAGGCAGCTCCCACGCCGGATTCTTTGTGGCCAAACGCAAACAGAATCATCTGCTCGGCTGTGAGCAGACGCACAAGATACATCGCTCTGGGGCTGGATGATGCTTTGGTGTGTGTCTGGGACAGGAGGACCG GTGCACCACTCTCCATCATCTCTCTGCCAAAATACAGCTCCCTCCTCAGGATGGAGTATTTAGATTGTTGGCCTGAGCTGCTTCATCCCTCTCAGACTCCAGCTGCAGAAGTGGTCCATCTTTTGGTGATGAGTAAAGGTGGAGAACTCTACATGATCAGAGCAGAACGAGGAACCCATACCTGCACCACACAACTGAGTGAAAG ACCAAATGATAGCAGAGATCTACCATCAGTTACCATCTCAATGCCGTTCCTGCCAGGCATA TTGCTCATAAtacaaagaaatggaaaaatgttcCTTCAAGATGTCATCAACAAAACCGCGGTGTGCTTCTTGACTCCTCCCACTCCTTATCAGTTTTCTTCTGCCTGCAATCCTGTGTTTGTTCTGGATCCCCAACTCCAAGCTTTGTTCATACGAG GTGACCTGGAAAACAACGGCAGCCATTCTTTGAAAGAGGCTATCCAGAGCCGCCTCTTTGTTTTCCGTTTTGGACAGTGCTGCATCATTGAGCAGCGAATAGTTTCACATCCAGCCTCTTCACAAAGACAGAACGCAGAGAGCCATGGAACTCCAGAGGAAGCATGCAGTCTCTACCTGCAGCAAAG actgCTGTCTCTGGATGAAAGGAATAAGGCTTTGGAACAGACATTTGAGAGGCTGCACAAAACCGCACAGATGATTGAACAAAGACAGCAGAACTACAACAAGCTGAGGAAGAAAAAATGA
- the wdr93 gene encoding WD repeat-containing protein 93 isoform X6 produces the protein MAAACNPEECTVPTVELESVTQSPESTNCIACTEDGRYLSLGHCRGLSVWCASSFVRVAEWLQDQLEITFLQMTRMAKMTYLLGSVDDMGVARLFIFHCDDIHLLSVINAMEDINHRSICSTFALYGSGHFGAASISCNGASWLEVYQLPVAVWLAELETVSAREQDPNVTESVDVKWSSVEVLIKITPPHLPAGNSQGGALGADLLKHCLVVDEIRSSSCLDADAGTTDTSRSPRLNDISFRWCTHHFLLSCDPFSGQPLQSELPVAVAVWWSGSHNLLQYSLQKVSIKKAAEAAPTPDSLWPNANRIICSAVSRRTRYIALGLDDALVCVWDRRTGAPLSIISLPKYSSLLRMEYLDCWPELLHPSQTPAAEVVHLLVMSKGGELYMIRAERGTHTCTTQLSERPNDSRDLPSVTISMPFLPGILLIIQRNGKMFLQDVINKTAVCFLTPPTPYQFSSACNPVFVLDPQLQALFIRGDLENNGSHSLKEAIQSRLFVFRFGQCCIIEQRIVSHPASSQRQNAESHGTPEEACSLYLQQRLLSLDERNKALEQTFERLHKTAQMIEQRQQNYNKLRKKK, from the exons ATGGCAGCAGCTTGCAACCCAGAAGAATGCACAGTACCTACTGTGGAACTGGAAAGTGTCACGCAG TCTCCAGAGAGCACCAACTGCATAGCCTGCACAGAGGACGGCAGGTACCTCTCTCTGGGTCACTGCAGGGGTTTGTCTGTGTGGTGTGCATCATCTTTTGTCCGAGTTGCCGAATGGCTGCAAGATCAGCTTGAAATAACCTTCCTGCAGATGACCAGAATGGCTAAGATGACCTATCTGCTTGGTTCTGTTGATGATATGG GTGTTGCTAGACTCTTCATATTTCACTGTGATGACATTCATCTTCTAAGTGTCATAAATGCCATG GAGGATATTAACCATAGAAGTATTTGTTCAACATTTGCTCTATATGGAAGTGGCCATTTTGGAGCAGCATCAATCAGCT gtAATGGTGCCTCTTGGCTCGAGGTCTATCAGTTACCTGTAGCAGTGTGGCTGGCAGAATTAGAGACTGTGTCGGCACGAGAACAG GATCCAAATGTAACTGAAAGTGTTGATGTGAAATGGTCTTCAGTTGAGGTGCTGATTAAAATCACTCCACCCCATCTTCCAGCCG GAAATTCACAAGGTGGCGCTCTTGGAGCAGATCTTTTAAAACACTGTTTGGTTGTGGATGAAATACGAAGCAGCAGCTGTCTTGATGCAGATGCAGGAACAACAGACACTTCTAGAAGTCCAAG GTTGAATGATATCTCTTTCAGGTGGTGTACTCATCACTTCCTCCTCAGTTGTGATCCATTTTCTGGCCAACCTTTGCAGTCAG AGCTgcctgttgctgttgctgtgtgGTGGAGTGGCAGCCATAATCTCCTTCAGTATTCACTTCAAAAGgtttcaattaaaaaagcag CAGAGGCAGCTCCCACGCCGGATTCTTTGTGGCCAAACGCAAACAGAATCATCTGCTCGGCTGTGAGCAGACGCACAAGATACATCGCTCTGGGGCTGGATGATGCTTTGGTGTGTGTCTGGGACAGGAGGACCG GTGCACCACTCTCCATCATCTCTCTGCCAAAATACAGCTCCCTCCTCAGGATGGAGTATTTAGATTGTTGGCCTGAGCTGCTTCATCCCTCTCAGACTCCAGCTGCAGAAGTGGTCCATCTTTTGGTGATGAGTAAAGGTGGAGAACTCTACATGATCAGAGCAGAACGAGGAACCCATACCTGCACCACACAACTGAGTGAAAG ACCAAATGATAGCAGAGATCTACCATCAGTTACCATCTCAATGCCGTTCCTGCCAGGCATA TTGCTCATAAtacaaagaaatggaaaaatgttcCTTCAAGATGTCATCAACAAAACCGCGGTGTGCTTCTTGACTCCTCCCACTCCTTATCAGTTTTCTTCTGCCTGCAATCCTGTGTTTGTTCTGGATCCCCAACTCCAAGCTTTGTTCATACGAG GTGACCTGGAAAACAACGGCAGCCATTCTTTGAAAGAGGCTATCCAGAGCCGCCTCTTTGTTTTCCGTTTTGGACAGTGCTGCATCATTGAGCAGCGAATAGTTTCACATCCAGCCTCTTCACAAAGACAGAACGCAGAGAGCCATGGAACTCCAGAGGAAGCATGCAGTCTCTACCTGCAGCAAAG actgCTGTCTCTGGATGAAAGGAATAAGGCTTTGGAACAGACATTTGAGAGGCTGCACAAAACCGCACAGATGATTGAACAAAGACAGCAGAACTACAACAAGCTGAGGAAGAAAAAATGA